A single genomic interval of Deinococcus fonticola harbors:
- the cobN gene encoding cobaltochelatase subunit CobN — translation MTRSTSRQRVTRADGRTINVVRKRGHLSYCFHGCCCGRTDRGYAPAPVDAYKEEWTRRKMRNHVHLTKSGCLGPCALNNVAHLVFDGHDVWFHSVNDAWLVVEVFDYIEAMLEAGGFLPVPPELIEYTFNYYTWDAATGAGAGQQQAAEVALPDALHGFALLSHADTDLLNLRAARETLPDDFGPVTGALLGGIRSEAQMTTLLNGAVGRAEVVIARIHGNFSAVPGGELLRAHARQAGQTLLLLSGTNEPDTELARLSFAPPHALDTALAYLAASGWQNTRELLLSLSDTLRMSGYGAAPPLALPQHGIYHPGLPEHATLADWQRLSDPQRPAVGVLFYRAHALSGNTAFIDTLIETLDDAGADALPVFTTSLKDVDAQGNPKAFQFFTVAEGAAAAPRISALISTLSFAMADVNAGGITAAGENVSALSRLGVPVVQGISLGGARGPWETSARGLNPLDTAMNVALPEFDGRVIGVPFAFKEQDGEARRLTADPERTARLAGITLRLARLRHKPNADKRLAFVFTNSTGKASQVGNAVGLDSAASLLHVLRALQAEGYDVGELPFSSDELMHALIEGSNYDQTVMTPGQLARAAVRLPAAQYGAWFAELPASQQRRMQEQWGPPPGGAFVHDGQLCLAGMTFGKMFVALQPPRGYGMDADAIYHTPDLPPTHHYFALYRWLREPQVLGGFGADAMIHVGKHGTLEWLPGKGVGLSAQCFPDSLLGDLPLLYPFVINDPGEGTQAKRRAHATILDHLSPPLTRADTYGPLAELAALVDEYYQLELLDPGKLPLLQGQIWELVQKADLGTDLGTMLRRDHGDHVHEWDETETEDGVPTTIAEMSGPDVAHLLEDIDGYLCELGAAQIRGGLHTLGQAPQGEQLPEMLRALTRLANADVPGLHAGLADVLGLNLPALLDRPGERLKVEEALNDLAGRALQTNGDALELLDELALHLYQLLQDRAFDPATLPEVLALTLGVRDQYGSLPRTLEYACRVLKPNLDATEAEIVNLLAGLSGRYVPAGPSGAPSRGQAHILPTGRNFYAVDPRAVPSQAAWQVGQNLAREVLARHQKETGTYPEHVAISVWGTSNMRTQGDDLAEIFALLGVKPVWHPQSRRLEGIEVVPLAELGRPRIDVTVRISGFFRDAFPHLISVLDEAFQTVMHADEDPELNFPRKHYLAELAGRLSDLPPEEAEARAAYRVFGSAPGTYGAGILDLIHEGNWKGDADFAQVFVNWGGYAYTAAEAGTDARDDFRARLSQTQLVLHNQDNREHDIFDSDDYLQFFGGMMASVRHLSGTQPRGYFGDSANPERARVRDLKEEALRVYRSRVVNPKWLAGIRQHGYKGGLEQTATVDYLFGFDATADLAHDFMYEGVAQAYALDAENQAFLKGSNPWALNAIATRLLEAEGRGLWDAQPGTLAALQGLLVESEGLLEERGEAGRVGG, via the coding sequence ATGACCAGATCCACCTCACGTCAGCGCGTCACCCGCGCCGATGGCCGAACCATCAACGTCGTGCGCAAGCGCGGTCACCTGAGCTACTGCTTTCACGGGTGCTGCTGCGGCCGCACCGACCGGGGCTACGCGCCCGCGCCGGTGGACGCCTACAAGGAAGAGTGGACGCGCCGCAAAATGCGCAACCACGTGCACCTGACCAAGTCGGGGTGCCTGGGGCCGTGCGCCCTGAACAACGTGGCCCACCTGGTGTTCGACGGGCATGACGTGTGGTTCCATTCCGTCAACGACGCCTGGCTGGTGGTCGAGGTGTTCGACTACATCGAGGCGATGCTGGAGGCTGGCGGTTTTCTGCCGGTTCCGCCGGAACTCATCGAGTACACCTTCAACTACTACACCTGGGACGCCGCCACGGGCGCGGGTGCAGGTCAGCAGCAGGCAGCGGAGGTTGCCCTGCCGGACGCCCTGCACGGGTTCGCGCTGCTGAGTCATGCCGACACGGACCTGCTGAACCTGCGTGCCGCGCGTGAAACGCTGCCCGACGACTTCGGCCCGGTGACGGGCGCGCTGCTGGGCGGCATTCGCAGCGAGGCGCAGATGACCACGCTGCTGAACGGGGCCGTGGGCCGCGCCGAGGTGGTCATTGCCCGCATTCACGGCAACTTCAGCGCCGTGCCCGGCGGGGAGTTGCTGCGCGCCCACGCCCGCCAGGCCGGGCAGACCCTGCTGCTGCTCAGCGGCACCAACGAACCCGACACCGAACTGGCCCGCCTGAGCTTCGCGCCGCCGCACGCGCTCGACACCGCGCTGGCGTACCTGGCCGCCAGCGGCTGGCAGAACACCCGCGAACTGCTGCTCTCGCTGTCCGATACGCTGCGTATGAGCGGCTACGGGGCCGCGCCGCCGCTGGCCCTGCCTCAGCACGGCATTTATCACCCCGGCCTGCCCGAACACGCCACGCTGGCCGACTGGCAGCGCCTGAGCGACCCGCAGCGGCCCGCCGTGGGTGTCCTGTTCTACCGGGCGCACGCGCTGAGCGGCAACACCGCCTTCATCGATACCCTCATCGAAACGCTGGACGACGCTGGCGCGGACGCGCTGCCGGTGTTCACCACGTCGCTCAAGGACGTGGACGCGCAGGGGAACCCCAAGGCGTTTCAGTTCTTCACGGTGGCCGAAGGTGCCGCTGCCGCTCCCCGAATCTCGGCCCTGATCTCCACGCTGTCTTTTGCGATGGCGGACGTGAATGCCGGCGGCATCACGGCGGCGGGGGAAAACGTGTCGGCCCTGTCGCGGCTGGGCGTGCCGGTGGTGCAGGGAATCTCTCTGGGTGGGGCGCGCGGGCCGTGGGAGACGAGTGCGCGGGGCCTCAACCCGCTGGACACCGCCATGAACGTGGCCCTGCCGGAGTTCGATGGCCGGGTGATCGGCGTTCCGTTCGCCTTCAAGGAACAGGACGGTGAGGCGCGGCGGCTGACGGCCGACCCGGAGCGCACGGCCCGGCTGGCGGGCATCACCCTGCGGCTGGCGCGGCTGCGGCACAAACCGAACGCCGATAAACGGCTGGCCTTCGTGTTCACCAACTCGACCGGCAAGGCGTCACAGGTGGGCAACGCGGTGGGCCTGGATTCGGCCGCGTCCCTGCTGCACGTGCTGCGGGCCCTGCAGGCGGAAGGGTACGACGTGGGCGAATTGCCGTTTTCGTCCGATGAACTGATGCACGCGCTGATCGAGGGCAGCAATTACGACCAGACGGTCATGACGCCGGGGCAGCTGGCCCGCGCGGCGGTGCGGCTTCCGGCGGCGCAGTACGGCGCGTGGTTCGCGGAGTTGCCCGCCTCCCAGCAGCGCCGCATGCAGGAACAGTGGGGGCCGCCCCCCGGCGGGGCGTTCGTGCATGACGGGCAACTGTGCCTGGCCGGCATGACCTTCGGCAAGATGTTCGTGGCGTTGCAACCCCCGCGCGGGTACGGCATGGACGCCGACGCGATCTACCACACGCCCGACCTGCCGCCTACGCACCACTACTTCGCGCTGTACCGCTGGCTGCGCGAACCGCAGGTGCTGGGGGGCTTCGGCGCGGACGCCATGATTCACGTCGGCAAGCACGGCACGCTGGAGTGGCTGCCCGGCAAGGGCGTGGGCCTGAGCGCACAGTGTTTCCCCGACAGCCTGCTGGGTGACCTGCCGCTGCTCTACCCCTTCGTGATCAACGACCCCGGCGAGGGTACGCAGGCCAAACGCCGCGCCCACGCGACCATCCTCGATCACCTGTCGCCGCCGCTGACCCGCGCCGACACCTACGGCCCGCTGGCCGAACTGGCCGCGCTGGTCGACGAGTATTACCAGCTGGAACTCCTCGACCCGGGCAAACTGCCGCTGCTCCAGGGGCAAATCTGGGAACTGGTGCAAAAGGCCGACCTGGGCACGGATCTGGGCACCATGCTCCGGCGCGACCACGGCGACCACGTTCACGAGTGGGACGAAACCGAGACCGAGGACGGCGTGCCCACCACCATCGCCGAGATGAGCGGCCCGGACGTGGCGCACCTGCTCGAGGACATCGACGGTTACCTGTGCGAGCTGGGCGCGGCGCAGATCAGAGGTGGCCTGCACACGCTGGGCCAGGCCCCGCAGGGCGAGCAGTTGCCGGAAATGCTGCGGGCGCTGACCCGGCTGGCGAACGCCGACGTGCCGGGCCTGCACGCCGGGCTGGCGGACGTGCTGGGCCTGAACCTGCCCGCTTTGCTCGACAGGCCGGGGGAACGGTTGAAGGTGGAGGAAGCGCTGAACGACCTGGCGGGCCGCGCCCTTCAGACGAACGGGGACGCGCTGGAACTGCTCGACGAACTGGCGCTGCACCTCTACCAGCTGCTGCAAGACCGGGCCTTCGATCCGGCGACCCTTCCCGAGGTGCTGGCCCTGACGCTGGGGGTGCGTGACCAGTACGGTTCGCTGCCGCGCACGCTGGAGTACGCCTGCCGCGTGCTGAAACCCAACCTGGACGCCACGGAGGCCGAGATCGTGAACCTGCTCGCGGGCCTCTCCGGGCGCTACGTTCCCGCCGGGCCGAGCGGCGCGCCCTCACGCGGACAGGCGCACATCCTGCCCACCGGACGCAACTTCTACGCCGTCGACCCGCGCGCCGTGCCGTCGCAGGCGGCGTGGCAGGTCGGGCAGAACCTGGCGCGCGAAGTCCTCGCGCGTCACCAGAAGGAAACCGGAACGTACCCGGAGCACGTCGCCATCAGCGTGTGGGGCACCTCCAACATGCGCACGCAGGGCGACGACCTGGCGGAAATCTTCGCGCTGCTGGGCGTGAAGCCCGTGTGGCACCCGCAGAGCCGCCGGCTGGAAGGCATCGAAGTCGTGCCGCTGGCCGAACTGGGCCGCCCGCGCATCGACGTGACCGTGCGCATCAGCGGCTTTTTCCGGGACGCCTTCCCGCACCTGATCTCGGTGCTGGACGAGGCGTTCCAGACCGTCATGCACGCCGACGAAGACCCGGAACTGAACTTTCCGCGCAAGCATTACCTGGCCGAACTCGCGGGCCGCCTGAGCGACCTGCCGCCCGAGGAAGCCGAGGCCCGCGCCGCCTACCGCGTATTCGGCAGTGCGCCGGGCACGTATGGCGCGGGCATCCTCGACCTGATTCACGAGGGCAACTGGAAGGGTGACGCCGACTTCGCGCAGGTGTTCGTGAACTGGGGCGGGTACGCCTACACCGCCGCCGAGGCGGGCACCGACGCCCGCGACGACTTCCGCGCCCGGCTCTCGCAGACGCAACTGGTGCTGCACAACCAGGACAACCGCGAACACGACATCTTCGACAGTGACGATTACCTTCAGTTCTTCGGCGGCATGATGGCCAGCGTGCGCCACCTCAGCGGCACGCAGCCGCGCGGCTACTTCGGGGACAGCGCCAACCCCGAGCGGGCGCGGGTGCGCGACCTGAAGGAGGAGGCCCTGCGCGTGTACCGCTCGCGCGTGGTGAACCCCAAGTGGCTCGCGGGCATTCGCCAGCACGGCTACAAGGGCGGCCTGGAGCAGACCGCCACTGTGGACTACCTGTTCGGGTTCGACGCCACCGCCGACCTGGCCCACGACTTCATGTACGAGGGCGTGGCGCAGGCCTACGCGCTGGACGCCGAGAACCAGGCGTTCCTGAAGGGGAGCAACCCCTGGGCCCTGAACGCCATTGCCACGCGCTTGCTGGAAGCCGAGGGGCGCGGCCTGTGGGACGCCCAGCCTGGCACGCTGGCGGCCCTGCAAGGTCTGCTGGTGGAAAGCGAGGGTCTGCTGGAGGAACGCGGCGAGGCGGGCCGGGTGGGCGGATGA
- a CDS encoding nickel transporter translates to MVLTLAVVFALGMRHGVDADHLAAIDGFSRLRPSRWNGVLFGLGHGLVVSVLAVLVGRLAGEVDLGWLSPYLFLGVAGLNLWRLLKPGHSVLHAHAGRKAALAASPFLMGLLLAMGMETSTQLSALALAQSVPPLLLGVAFTLGMILTDGIDGLFAAALQRGQHADPGRAALASRVMGWMVVALSAGFAAAGFLDLDTEHVAGPLGVGTFIALIALRLWSRMGRAPVAPA, encoded by the coding sequence ATGGTATTGACTCTGGCAGTGGTGTTCGCGCTGGGCATGCGGCACGGGGTGGATGCGGATCACCTGGCCGCCATCGACGGATTCTCGCGCCTGCGGCCCAGCCGCTGGAACGGGGTGCTGTTCGGCCTGGGTCACGGGCTGGTGGTGAGCGTGCTGGCGGTGCTGGTGGGCCGCCTGGCCGGGGAGGTCGACCTGGGGTGGCTGTCGCCTTACCTGTTTCTGGGGGTGGCGGGCCTGAACCTGTGGCGGCTTCTGAAGCCTGGCCATTCCGTTTTACACGCGCACGCCGGAAGAAAGGCGGCCCTGGCGGCCAGTCCTTTCCTGATGGGGCTGCTGCTGGCGATGGGGATGGAAACCAGCACCCAGCTTTCGGCGCTGGCCCTGGCGCAGAGCGTTCCGCCGCTGCTGCTGGGCGTGGCCTTCACGCTGGGCATGATTCTCACCGACGGTATAGACGGCCTGTTTGCCGCCGCCCTGCAACGCGGCCAGCACGCCGACCCTGGCCGGGCGGCCCTGGCCAGCCGCGTCATGGGGTGGATGGTGGTGGCGCTCTCGGCGGGGTTTGCCGCTGCCGGGTTCCTGGATCTTGACACAGAACATGTGGCCGGGCCGCTGGGGGTGGGCACCTTCATTGCCCTGATCGCGCTGCGCCTGTGGAGCCGCATGGGCCGCGCTCCGGTGGCCCCAGCATGA
- the cobO gene encoding cob(I)yrinic acid a,c-diamide adenosyltransferase, whose translation MDETTKQRREAAMRELTEQRDNYRKKEGISKGRRGLVIVNTGKGKGKTTAALGLMMRAHGRGLKVKMFQFLKHDTAKFGEHRTLDALEVPYQGLGDGWTWRSRDLENSAEMAAHGWELAREAILSGEYDLIVLDEFTYPLKYGWVAWAGVEETLRARDPNLHVVITGRGAIPELVDFADTVSEISPVKHAYNQGIGGQQGIEY comes from the coding sequence ATGGACGAAACGACGAAGCAGCGCCGCGAGGCCGCCATGCGCGAACTGACCGAGCAGCGCGACAACTACCGCAAGAAAGAGGGCATTTCCAAGGGTCGGCGCGGGCTGGTGATCGTGAACACCGGCAAGGGGAAAGGCAAGACCACCGCCGCGCTGGGCCTGATGATGCGGGCGCACGGGCGCGGGCTGAAGGTCAAGATGTTCCAGTTCCTGAAGCACGACACCGCCAAGTTCGGAGAGCACCGCACCCTGGACGCCCTGGAAGTCCCCTATCAGGGGCTGGGCGACGGGTGGACGTGGCGCTCGCGCGACCTGGAGAACAGCGCCGAGATGGCCGCGCACGGCTGGGAACTGGCGCGCGAGGCGATTCTGAGCGGCGAGTACGATCTGATCGTGCTGGACGAGTTCACCTACCCCCTCAAATACGGCTGGGTGGCCTGGGCGGGCGTCGAGGAAACCCTCCGGGCGCGCGATCCCAACCTGCACGTGGTCATTACCGGGCGAGGCGCCATTCCCGAACTGGTGGACTTCGCCGATACCGTCAGTGAAATCAGTCCGGTGAAGCACGCCTACAACCAGGGGATCGGCGGGCAGCAGGGCATCGAGTACTGA
- a CDS encoding ABC transporter substrate-binding protein gives MRRTILAAFLLASSAAATRYPLTVTDDLGRTVTLRSEPKRIVAMMPSHTEILFAIGAGDKLVGIDEYSNYPRAATDKLPKVGSGYKPDIEAIVALKPDLVLADESASSRLTEKLAAAGLTVYGGTAQTYNETFEKIAVMGKITNREVNATKLVTKMRGDLNALQQNVLKLPKVSTYYEVDPAPYSVGPNSFIGALISKAGGQTIVPAKLGNFPKLDPELIVKANPKVMIGLTLDDAKKRPGWPTLQAVKAGRVYQPSAEERDALVRPGPRLAVALRTLIKLIHPEAVK, from the coding sequence ATGCGCCGAACCATTCTTGCCGCTTTCCTGCTGGCCTCAAGTGCCGCCGCCACCAGGTACCCCCTGACCGTCACCGATGACCTGGGCCGCACGGTCACCCTCAGAAGCGAACCCAAACGCATCGTGGCCATGATGCCCAGCCACACCGAAATCCTCTTTGCCATCGGCGCGGGCGACAAACTGGTGGGCATAGACGAGTACAGTAACTATCCCAGGGCGGCCACCGACAAGCTCCCGAAAGTGGGCAGCGGCTACAAGCCCGACATCGAGGCGATTGTGGCCCTGAAGCCGGACCTGGTGCTGGCCGATGAATCCGCGAGCAGCCGCCTGACCGAGAAACTGGCGGCGGCGGGCCTCACGGTATATGGCGGCACGGCCCAGACCTACAACGAGACCTTCGAGAAGATCGCCGTGATGGGCAAGATCACCAACCGCGAAGTGAACGCCACGAAACTCGTCACGAAGATGCGCGGCGACCTGAACGCCCTGCAGCAGAACGTGCTGAAACTCCCGAAAGTCAGCACCTACTACGAGGTCGACCCCGCGCCCTACAGCGTCGGGCCTAACTCGTTCATCGGCGCCCTGATCAGCAAGGCCGGCGGGCAGACCATCGTTCCCGCGAAACTGGGCAACTTCCCGAAACTCGACCCGGAACTGATCGTGAAAGCCAACCCGAAAGTCATGATCGGCCTGACGCTCGACGACGCGAAAAAGCGCCCCGGCTGGCCGACCCTGCAGGCCGTGAAAGCGGGCCGCGTGTACCAGCCCAGCGCCGAGGAACGTGACGCCCTGGTGCGCCCTGGCCCGCGCCTGGCCGTGGCCCTCAGAACGCTGATCAAGCTCATTCACCCGGAAGCCGTGAAATAG
- a CDS encoding histidine phosphatase family protein, producing MKGNRAGRLPAPHPISRWSAALTDQTLTLHLVRHAPSAPNAERRYPRADEDAPLTPRGEALARTLKLPMHALAYTSPSVRAQRTAQLAGFISPELTPALAEANFGVMAGRTWAELERVYANLPWHWTRALSDPTLAFGPPQGETGRDFHARIQAWLSRLPGTGEVVAFTHAGPIHAALRLTVGIKAVETPPCTVVTLKCGSGEWWLAGMKTPN from the coding sequence GTGAAGGGGAACCGAGCGGGTAGACTACCGGCACCTCACCCCATCTCACGCTGGAGCGCCGCCCTGACTGACCAGACCCTGACCCTTCACCTCGTGCGGCACGCGCCCAGTGCCCCGAACGCCGAGCGGCGCTACCCCCGCGCCGACGAGGACGCGCCCCTGACCCCCAGAGGGGAGGCGCTGGCCCGCACCCTGAAACTGCCCATGCACGCCCTGGCGTACACGTCCCCCAGCGTCCGGGCGCAGCGCACGGCGCAGCTCGCCGGCTTCATCTCGCCGGAACTGACGCCCGCACTGGCGGAAGCCAATTTCGGCGTGATGGCCGGGCGCACCTGGGCGGAGCTGGAGCGCGTCTACGCCAACCTCCCCTGGCACTGGACGCGGGCGCTGAGTGACCCCACCCTCGCCTTCGGCCCACCCCAGGGCGAAACCGGACGCGACTTCCACGCCCGCATCCAGGCCTGGCTGAGCCGCCTGCCCGGCACAGGCGAGGTCGTCGCCTTCACGCACGCCGGCCCCATTCACGCCGCCCTGCGCCTGACCGTCGGCATCAAGGCCGTCGAAACGCCCCCCTGCACCGTGGTGACCCTCAAATGCGGCAGCGGCGAGTGGTGGCTGGCGGGTATGAAAACACCGAACTGA
- a CDS encoding MerR family transcriptional regulator yields the protein MTDPARLTIRAFADASRLSVKALRLYDDLGLLPPAQVDRHNGYRYYSPAQLPQAQLIGLLRQLDLSLKDIQDVLDAPPPRRPERLREHWARAKAEHARRDALARYVQHKLQGDAPMPEFELQTRQVPAQHLATLTWHVLVQDLPRTIQDSFRQLHVLIREQGATFAGPPLVIYHGEVNADSDGPIEVCWPYSGILTPSGDVALRVEPAHTEAFVALTREQFEFPAILSAYDATCAYASAHGTGSPLPCREVYPYDWDNAAPGEPVGEVAWPYTPKGA from the coding sequence ATGACCGACCCCGCCCGCCTGACCATCCGCGCCTTTGCCGACGCCTCGCGCCTGAGCGTCAAGGCCCTGCGCCTGTACGACGACCTGGGCCTGCTGCCGCCTGCACAGGTGGACCGCCACAACGGTTACCGCTACTACTCGCCCGCGCAACTGCCCCAGGCGCAACTGATCGGCCTGCTGCGGCAACTCGACCTGTCGCTGAAGGATATTCAGGACGTCCTGGATGCCCCGCCGCCCCGCCGCCCGGAACGCCTGCGCGAACACTGGGCCAGAGCAAAAGCCGAGCACGCCCGCCGCGACGCCCTGGCCCGTTACGTGCAGCACAAGCTGCAAGGAGATGCCCCCATGCCCGAATTTGAACTCCAGACCCGCCAGGTGCCGGCCCAGCACCTCGCCACGCTGACCTGGCACGTCCTGGTGCAGGACCTGCCGCGCACCATTCAGGACAGCTTCCGGCAATTGCACGTCCTTATCCGGGAGCAGGGGGCCACCTTTGCCGGGCCGCCCCTGGTCATCTATCACGGCGAGGTGAACGCCGACAGCGACGGCCCCATCGAGGTGTGCTGGCCCTACAGCGGGATCCTCACCCCATCTGGCGACGTGGCCCTGCGCGTGGAACCCGCGCATACCGAAGCCTTCGTGGCCCTGACCCGCGAACAGTTCGAGTTCCCGGCCATCCTGAGCGCCTACGACGCCACCTGCGCCTACGCCAGCGCCCACGGCACCGGCAGCCCGCTGCCCTGCCGCGAGGTCTACCCCTACGACTGGGACAACGCCGCGCCCGGCGAACCCGTGGGCGAGGTCGCGTGGCCTTACACGCCGAAAGGGGCGTGA
- a CDS encoding M24 family metallopeptidase: MTNPTLQMQQALAHTDLDGWLVYDFQGLNPHARTVLGIPESVFLTRRFFVYVPREGQPVVLHNHIEGGNWRTITADWGAALRPFGSHAELDAALGDVVRGQRVAMEYSPDGAVPYVSRVDAGTLERVRRAGAKDIVSSANLLQGFLKWTPDDLAAHERAVKVLMQAKDDAFKLIHERLQSGQPVTELDAQAVIMGQIEAAGMQAGHPVNVSFGVNAADSHYEPGGDRNATLEAGQCVLIDLWAQEPGRPFADVTWVGYAGSPSDEYQSAWTAVRAGRDAALTLLQDRFDADGWGHLQGWEVDRKVRDSMGEPWATFFLHRTGHDLGVRIHGAGANLDDYETRDTRVLTEGLCVTVEPGTYPAEKGFGIRSEVDVYLSAEGPRITPHIQREPFILGGPESWDEVRAKGYGQ, translated from the coding sequence ATGACCAATCCCACCTTGCAGATGCAACAGGCCCTGGCGCACACTGACCTGGACGGCTGGCTCGTCTACGACTTCCAGGGCCTGAACCCGCACGCCCGGACGGTACTGGGCATCCCCGAGAGCGTGTTCCTGACCCGGCGCTTTTTCGTGTACGTGCCGCGTGAGGGTCAGCCGGTGGTGCTGCACAACCACATCGAGGGCGGTAACTGGCGCACGATCACGGCGGACTGGGGCGCGGCGCTGCGGCCTTTCGGCAGTCACGCCGAACTGGATGCGGCGCTGGGGGACGTGGTGCGGGGACAGCGCGTGGCGATGGAGTACAGCCCCGACGGCGCGGTTCCTTACGTGAGCCGGGTGGACGCCGGCACGCTGGAGCGAGTGCGCCGCGCCGGGGCAAAAGACATCGTGAGCAGCGCCAACCTGCTGCAAGGCTTCCTGAAGTGGACGCCTGACGACCTGGCCGCCCACGAACGGGCCGTGAAGGTGCTGATGCAGGCCAAGGACGACGCCTTCAAACTCATTCACGAACGCCTGCAAAGCGGGCAGCCCGTCACGGAACTGGACGCGCAGGCGGTCATCATGGGGCAGATCGAGGCGGCGGGCATGCAGGCCGGGCACCCCGTGAACGTCAGTTTCGGCGTGAATGCCGCCGACAGCCACTATGAACCCGGCGGCGACAGGAACGCCACGCTAGAGGCGGGCCAGTGCGTCCTGATCGACCTGTGGGCGCAGGAACCGGGCCGCCCCTTCGCGGACGTGACCTGGGTCGGGTACGCCGGGTCGCCCAGCGACGAGTACCAGTCGGCGTGGACGGCCGTGCGCGCTGGACGGGACGCCGCCCTGACGCTGCTGCAAGACCGTTTCGATGCCGACGGCTGGGGCCACCTGCAAGGCTGGGAAGTCGACCGTAAAGTGCGCGACAGCATGGGCGAGCCGTGGGCCACGTTCTTTCTGCACCGCACCGGACACGACCTCGGCGTCAGGATTCACGGTGCCGGCGCCAACCTCGACGATTACGAAACCCGCGACACCCGCGTCCTGACCGAAGGGCTGTGCGTCACCGTGGAACCCGGCACCTACCCCGCCGAGAAGGGGTTCGGGATTCGCAGCGAAGTGGACGTGTACCTGTCCGCAGAAGGCCCCCGCATCACCCCGCACATTCAACGCGAACCCTTCATCCTCGGCGGCCCCGAAAGCTGGGACGAAGTGCGGGCGAAGGGGTACGGGCAGTGA